The following proteins are co-located in the Chaetodon auriga isolate fChaAug3 chromosome 23, fChaAug3.hap1, whole genome shotgun sequence genome:
- the LOC143315899 gene encoding gamma-crystallin M2-like: MGKIIFYEDRNFQGRHHECMSDCADLHPYFNRCNSIRVESGCFMVYERPHYLGHQYFLRRGEYSDNQRMIGINDCIRSCRMIPMHRGSYKIRLYERPDMSGQMQEVSDDCPNVQDRLRMSDINSCNVVDGHWLLYDQPNYRGRTYYLRPGEYRRYSDWGGASPRIGSLRRITDFN, translated from the exons ATGGGAAAG ATCATATTCTACGAGGACAGGAATTTCCAGGGTCGGCACCATGAGTGCATGAGCGACTGTGCTGACCTTCACCCCTACTTCAACCGCTGCAACTCCATCCGGGTGGAGAGTGGCTGCTTCATGGTGTATGAGAGACCCCACTACCTGGGCCACCAGTATTTCCTTCGCAGGGGGGAGTACTCTGACAACCAGCGCATGATCGGCATCAACGACTGCATCCGCTCCTGCCGCATGATTCCCATG CACCGTGGTTCCTACAAAATAAGACTGTATGAGCGTCCAGACATGAGCGGCCAAATGCAGGAGGTGAGCGACGATTGCCCCAACGTCCAGGACCGTCTCCGTATGTCTGACATTAACTCGTGCAATGTGGTTGACGGCCACTGGCTGCTGTATGACCAGCCCAACTACAGGGGAAGAACCTACTACCTGAGACCTGGCGAATACCGTAGATACAGCGACTGGGGCGGCGCTAGTCCAAGGATCGGCTCGCTCAGGCGAATCACTGACTTCAACTAG
- the LOC143316109 gene encoding gamma-crystallin M2-like: MGKIIFYEDRNFQGRSYECSSECSDLHSHFSRCNSIRVDSGDWMVYERPNYMGYQYFLRRGDYPDYQRWMGFNDCVRSCRVIPVNQGTHKIMIYERPEFGGQMMELTDNCPSLYERFHTNDIQSCNVMDGHWIFYEHPHYRGRQYLMRPGEYRRFNEWGSMSSRVGSIRRITM; encoded by the exons ATGGGTAAG ATCATCTTCTACGAGGACAGGAACTTCCAGGGCCGCTCCTATGAGTGCAGCAGCGAATGCTCTGACCTGCATTCCCACTTCAGCCGCTGCAACTCCATTAGAGTGGACAGCGGCGACTGGATGGTCTATGAGAGACCCAACTACATGGGCTACCAGTACTTCCTGAGGAGGGGCGACTATCCGGACTACCAGCGCTGGATGGGATTCAATGACTGTGTGCGGTCCTGCCGTGTGATCCCTGTG AACCAAGGAACTCACAAAATCATGATCTATGAGCGCCCAGAGTTTGGAGGCCAGATGATGGAGCTGACTGACAACTGCCCCTCCCTGTATGAACGCTTCCACACCAACGACATCCAATCCTGCAACGTCATGGACGGTCACTGGATCTTCTACGAGCATCCCCATTACAGGGGACGCCAGTACCTGATGCGCCCCGGTGAATACAGGAGGTTTAATGAGTGGGGGAGCATGAGTTCTAGGGTGGGATCCATCAGACGCATCACTATGTGA
- the LOC143315917 gene encoding gamma-crystallin M3-like produces MSGKIVFFEGRNFQGRSYECLSDCSEITSHLSRCSSCRVESGTFVVYDQPNYTGRQYLLTTGEYPEYQNTIGFNDCIQSCRIIPAHKGPFKMRIYERPDFEGQMHELTDDCDSIQDHYHMSDLQSCHVMEGHWLMFEQPNYEGKMFYLRPGKYRNLREFSSDDMRFNSIRRITDSV; encoded by the exons ATGAGCGGAAAG ATCGTCTTCTTCGAGGGGAGAAACTTCCAGGGCCGCTCGTACGAGTGCCTCAGTGACTGCTCTGAAATCACCTCTCACCTGAGCCGATGCAGTTCCTGCAGGGTGGAGAGCGGGACGTTCGTGGTCTATGACCAGCCCAACTACACGGGCCGGCAGTACCTCCTGACCACAGGAGAGTACCCCGAGTATCAGAACACCATCGGCTTCAATGACTGCATCCAGTCCTGCCGCATTATCCCCGCG CACAAGGGACCCTTCAAGATGAGGATCTATGAGAGGCCGGACTTTGAAGGGCAGATGCACGAGCTGACTGACGACTGCGACTCCATTCAGGATCATTATCACATGTCTGACCTGCAGTCCTGCCATGTGATGGAGGGCCACTGGCTGATGTTTGAGCAGCCAAACTACGAGGGCAAGATGTTTTATTTGAGACCAGGAAAATACAGGAACCTCAGAGAGTTTAGCAGCGATGACATGAGGTTCAATTCCATCAGACGCATCACGGACTCCGTCTAA
- the LOC143315920 gene encoding gamma-crystallin M3-like isoform X1, which produces MGRIIFYEERNFQGRSYECSTDCSDIHMHLNRCNSCRVEHGCFVVYDRPNFMGNQVFLRRGEYSDFQRMGSMMGMMGMATMDNIRSCRMIPMHRGQFRMRIYERENFGGQTHELMDDCESLQDRYFMSDCQSCNVMDGHWLMFEQPNYRGRMIYVRPGEYRNLREMGMSNMTRISSIRRIMDMC; this is translated from the exons ATGGGCAGG attattttctatGAGGAAAGGAACTTCCAGGGTCGGTCCTATGAATGCAGCACTGACTGCTCCGACATCCACATGCACCTGAACCGCTGCAACTCCTGCAGGGTGGAACATGGGTGCTTCGTGGTGTACGACCGCCCCAACTTCATGGGCAATCAGGTCTTCTTGAGGAGGGGGGAGTACTCCGATTTCCAGCGCATGGGGAGCATGATGGGCATGATGGGCATGGCGACGATGGATAATATTCGCTCTTGTCGCATGATCCCCATG CACAGGGGACAGTTCAGGATGAGGATCTATGAAAGGGAGAACTTCGGAGGCCAGACGCATGAGCTGATGGACGACTGTGAGTCTCTCCAGGATCGTTACTTTATGTCCGACTGCCAGTCTTGCAATGTGATGGATGGCCACTGGTTGATGTTCGAGCAGCCCAACTACAGAGGCCGCATGATATATGTGAGGCCAGGAGAGTACAGAAACCTCCGAGAGATGGGTATGAGCAACATGACAAGAATCAGCTCTATCAGACGCATCATGGATATGTGCTGA
- the LOC143315920 gene encoding gamma-crystallin M3-like isoform X2: MHLNRCNSCRVEHGCFVVYDRPNFMGNQVFLRRGEYSDFQRMGSMMGMMGMATMDNIRSCRMIPMHRGQFRMRIYERENFGGQTHELMDDCESLQDRYFMSDCQSCNVMDGHWLMFEQPNYRGRMIYVRPGEYRNLREMGMSNMTRISSIRRIMDMC; this comes from the exons ATGCACCTGAACCGCTGCAACTCCTGCAGGGTGGAACATGGGTGCTTCGTGGTGTACGACCGCCCCAACTTCATGGGCAATCAGGTCTTCTTGAGGAGGGGGGAGTACTCCGATTTCCAGCGCATGGGGAGCATGATGGGCATGATGGGCATGGCGACGATGGATAATATTCGCTCTTGTCGCATGATCCCCATG CACAGGGGACAGTTCAGGATGAGGATCTATGAAAGGGAGAACTTCGGAGGCCAGACGCATGAGCTGATGGACGACTGTGAGTCTCTCCAGGATCGTTACTTTATGTCCGACTGCCAGTCTTGCAATGTGATGGATGGCCACTGGTTGATGTTCGAGCAGCCCAACTACAGAGGCCGCATGATATATGTGAGGCCAGGAGAGTACAGAAACCTCCGAGAGATGGGTATGAGCAACATGACAAGAATCAGCTCTATCAGACGCATCATGGATATGTGCTGA
- the LOC143316182 gene encoding gamma-crystallin M3-like isoform X1, translating into MTMGRIIFYEDRNFQGRSYETSNDCPELTSYLSRCNSCRVESGLFMVYEKPNFMGHQMLVRRGEYPDNQRLMGMSMSDCIRSSRMIPMHRGPFRMRIYERENFGGQMHELTDDCDNMMDRLRMSDCQSCNVMDGHWLMFEQPNYRGRMLYLRPGEYRNLRDMGMSNMMRFSSIRRIMDSC; encoded by the exons ATGACCATGGGGAGG ATCATATTCTATGAGGACCGGAACTTCCAGGGTCGCTCCTATGAGACCAGCAATGACTGTCCCGAGCTCACCTCCTACTTGAGCAGATGTAACTCCTGCAGGGTGGAGAGCGGCCTCTTCATGGTCTATGAGAAGCCCAACTTCATGGGCCACCAAATGCTGGTGAGGAGGGGCGAATATCCAGACAACCAGCGCCTGATGGGAATGAGCATGAGCGACTGCATCAGGTCCAGTCGCATGATCCCCATG CACAGGGGACCCTTCCGAATGAGGATCTACGAGAGGGAGAACTTCGGAGGCCAGATGCACGAGCTGACGGACGACTGTGACAACATGATGGACCGTTTGCGCATGTCCGACTGCCAATCCTGCAACGTGATGGACGGCCACTGGCTGATGTTTGAGCAGCCCAACTACAGAGGCAGGATGCTGTACCTCAGGCCAGGAGAGTACAGGAACCTTAGAGACATGGGGATGAGCAACATGATGAGGTTCAGCTCCATCAGACGCATCATGGACTCCTGTTAA
- the LOC143316182 gene encoding gamma-crystallin M3-like isoform X2, translating to MGRIIFYEDRNFQGRSYETSNDCPELTSYLSRCNSCRVESGLFMVYEKPNFMGHQMLVRRGEYPDNQRLMGMSMSDCIRSSRMIPMQHRGPFRMRIYERENFGGQMHELTDDCDNMMDRLRMSDCQSCNVMDGHWLMFEQPNYRGRMLYLRPGEYRNLRDMGMSNMMRFSSIRRIMDSC from the exons ATGGGGAGG ATCATATTCTATGAGGACCGGAACTTCCAGGGTCGCTCCTATGAGACCAGCAATGACTGTCCCGAGCTCACCTCCTACTTGAGCAGATGTAACTCCTGCAGGGTGGAGAGCGGCCTCTTCATGGTCTATGAGAAGCCCAACTTCATGGGCCACCAAATGCTGGTGAGGAGGGGCGAATATCCAGACAACCAGCGCCTGATGGGAATGAGCATGAGCGACTGCATCAGGTCCAGTCGCATGATCCCCATG CAA CACAGGGGACCCTTCCGAATGAGGATCTACGAGAGGGAGAACTTCGGAGGCCAGATGCACGAGCTGACGGACGACTGTGACAACATGATGGACCGTTTGCGCATGTCCGACTGCCAATCCTGCAACGTGATGGACGGCCACTGGCTGATGTTTGAGCAGCCCAACTACAGAGGCAGGATGCTGTACCTCAGGCCAGGAGAGTACAGGAACCTTAGAGACATGGGGATGAGCAACATGATGAGGTTCAGCTCCATCAGACGCATCATGGACTCCTGTTAA